The following nucleotide sequence is from Triticum dicoccoides isolate Atlit2015 ecotype Zavitan chromosome 7B, WEW_v2.0, whole genome shotgun sequence.
TACCGCGACGGGAGTAGGCGGCTGAATGGGGGGAGGGGGCTGGGCCGCCATCGGAGTGAGCACGCGAGCCGCACCCTCCCCCGTCAGAGACGGCGAGGGAGAGGCCAGCTGAACAGGCCCAGAACAGCCGAGGAGGAGTGGCGTAGGAGGTGGCGACGCAGCCGGCGGAGGAGGTGGCGCGAGGAGGGTCGCAGGGGCAGGAGCCGGGGCATCCCGCGGCAGAGGCGAGGGCGGGGCATCCCCTAGCCGTGGAGGAGACGAGGCGGCGGGGAGACCGGCGGCCTGGGAGGGGGGATCCACCACAGGCGACATTTCCCCCTCCGCGGGCGCCGCCGGCGCATCAGGGGGGGCGCCGAGGGGCAGGGCCACCGAGTCCCGCTCCGTAGGAGGGAACGAGGCGGGGaagcgcggggaggaggccgggcagACCACCATGCCCACACTGGAGATGTCGCTCCCCTCGGAGGGAGACGCCGCCGCGAGCGAAGGGCCACCCAACGGAGGGAGAGGAGCGGCCTGGCGGCCCTTGCCCCCCGCGGCAGGTGGAGGAGGCGAGGGGGAAGGGGAGCGGGAGTCCTCGGACGCTCCCTCCTCATCCGAGCGGTGGGACCGGGAGCGGTGACGGCCGTGGTAGTCCCCACCGGCCCCCGGGTTGCCACCTGGGGTGCCGGCGTCGAAGGAGCGGGGGCGCCCAACGTGGTTGGGAGGCTCGGGGGCGAACCTGAGGTCGAAGCCCTGGTCGTTGGAGAAGACGCGGACTGAGGTGCGAAGCTTGGAGGAGTCGAGGCACTTgaccttgacccggacctcctcctTGCGAATAGAGagctcatcaaccaccaccaccttgcctAAGAGACGGGACATCTGGCGGATGACGAGCTCGGACCGCGCAATATCGGGGAGGCCGGAGATGAGGATCCAGGCGGTGTCGAGGACGGCCACGGCCTGAGCGTCGAGAACCGGCTCGGAGATCTCGACAACCAACTGGTTGAGGGCGAGAGTGATCTGGCCACTACGCTCGCGTAGCCGTAGctgacggagtcggggaagacgacaGAGAAGATGTGACCGGCGGAGGGGGTGACCACCCAGTCCCACTGGTGACGGTAGAGATGGTTGAGCTCAGCCTCAATCATCTCCGGGGATGCCACGCCATCGACGACCGTGACAATCGCCTGAAGGGAAGGAGACGGCGGAGGGGCGTCAGGGACCTCGAGGTGGAAGAAACCCAACCCCTCGATCCCATGCCCATACATCATGAGCTCCGAGACCACCGGTCTATCCGGACAAAGGAGGGCAGGGTGGCCGGGATCCTTGCAGAGGTAGCAGCACCGTTGCCCACCTTTCGCCACTCGACAATGATCACGAATTCTATCAAATTTAGCATTAAAAGCCAAGTGCTCATGAGAACCCTCTGGTTTCTCTCCAGCCAGATGCATCTGAGTGAGCAAATGATCACCGAGTTGACTTCCTTCCTCAGCTTCGGGTATCAACTACTTTATTGGTGCATTGTATAGAGTCAGTGACCAGTTATATGATGACAATGTTTATTCGTGACCAATACATTGGATGAAGCAACACGTCACAATTTTGGCGGGTTTCCGTTCAGACAATTTTCTATATAGGTTATTTAATCCATAGCAAATTTGAGTTACATGTACTCCAGTGTCTTGTGAAGGTTTCTATGTTTGTCTGTGCACAATCAAACGTCGGTACAGGTGTTCTGAAAATCTTGTTAATCGTCCTGAAAAGAAAAATCTTGTTAATGGAAGAGGCTGAATTGATTTACCTCTCCAGGTCCTTATGATGTGCGAGTCCGGATGAAGGCGGTGGGCATCTGCGGCAGCGACGTGCATTACCTCAAGGTGGTTTCTCACATTAAACGTGCAATGATCTAGTAGCTCCTATCAAGTACCTTGATATTTCAGAGTACTCTGTTTCTTTTCTCAAGCTAAAAATCGTGACTTTGTTGGATTGCAGGAGATGCGCATCGCGCATTTCGTGGTTAAAGAGCCCATGGTGATCGGGCACGAGTGCGCTGGCATCATCGAGGAGGTGGGCGACGGCGTGAAGCACCTCGCCGTGGGAGACCGCGTGGCGCTGGAGCCCGGCATCAGCTGCTGGCGCTGCAGGCACTGCAAGGGCGGCCGCTACAACCTCTGTGACGACATGAAGTTCTTCGCCACCCCACCTTACCACGGATCACTTGCTGACCAGGTACGTTACAGTTGTTCTGAAACGCAGTTGCAATCTGCAAGCTGAGCTTGATGATTTTGACCATTTGTTCCTGAGATAAATAATATCCTGATCAATGTGTTGGGTTTTGGGTAGATTGTGCATCCAGGTGACCTGTGCTTCAAGCTTCCAGACAACGTGAGCCTGGAGGAAGGCGCCATGTGCGAGCCCCTGAGCGTGGGGGTGCACGCTTGCCGCCGAGCCGACGTGGGCGCCGAGAAGAGCGTGCTCATCATGGGAGCCGGCCCGATCGGCCTGGTCACCATGCTCTCCGCGCGCGCCTTTGGAGCGCCCAGGATCGTCATCGCCGACGTCGACGACCACCGCCTCTCCGTCGCCAAGTCCCTCGGCGCGGACGCCACCGTGAAGGTCTCCGGCAACACGGAGGACCTCGCGGGGGAGATCGAGCGCATCCAGGCGGCGATGGGAGGCGACATCGACGTGAGCCTGGACTGCGCCGGGTTCAGCAAGACGATGTCGACCGCGCTGGAGGCGACGCGGCCGGGCGGGAGGGTGTGCCTGGTGGGGATGGGGCACAACGAGATgacggtgccgctgacgtcggcggcGATCCGGGAGGTGGACGTGGTGGGGATCTTCCGCTACAAGGACACGTGGCCGCTGTGCCTCGAGTTCCTGCGGAGCGGCAAGATCGACGTGAAGCCGCTCATCACGCACAGGTTCGGCTTCTCGCAGGGGGAGGTGGAGGAGGCCTTCGAGGTCAGCGCGCGCGGCCGCGACGCCATCAAGGTCATGTTCAACCTCTAGACATCCAGGCTGCTACTGTTGCTAGGGATTCAAGCCATGCTTGGACTGGAGCTGCGTGCGTGCATGCCAGCGTGTCCGCGTGCGCGCGGTGTGTTGTGTGTcgtgaaacaaaataaaatgactgtGCAGACTGATTTCTATCGTGAAACTGGGATGTCAAAGTTAGAAGGGAGAaagggatttggtggaatagttgttgtattgcttgagtctcgcgggcatatatatagaagtacaaAGATCaatttggagtacaagacaaggcaggaccaaatcctagtctatcctatacttcctaataatcttatgctcaacatccccccgcagtcacaacggtagcgacgcagacaatgagactggagaagtatccgaaggcaagccgacagacaccccccacagtcgtaacggtcgacgcatcgtGGAAGTCGTGActggagtggaaaccgacgaggttgctcaagcaggcggtagccctttgtgtcgtttgtcgatgtagctgagagcgtgtgtgatggagccgtggtcgaggtagccgtgcgaaaaatgccgtggtcgatgtcgagtcagggtggccggtgtcgaggaagtcgccgtggagccgcgggcgcaagggggcgccgagttagcatgggcgcagtggtgtcgaagtagtggtgtgcCGGAGAGGagatgttgacgacgcgtcgcggcgggtttgccaagcccggggacacgtcgtagacgaaggcacgcaccggtgttgccagcaccgggcatgcgtagacggacgaagacgaagttgacgaagcaccgcaccaggcttgccaggcccggggacacgtcgtggacgaaggcacgctgcggtgttgccagcaccaggcATGCGGAGActaggacctgcacgagctgtatgccatgtcgaagaagttggagggccagcagagaagaactcgacgacggttgcggcgtccatcggcgcggggccaatgtcaccaacggtggtcggagtagacgaagtggtcggggtagatgacggcgacgctgacgACGGGCCGGTGCTGgatgaagacgaaggaggtggacgggcgacggcggcggctacggaggtagcggcggcggcggccaaagaagagcggcggcggcagcctgacggcggcggcggcggctaggttaggagtgcggcggcgggtgctcgaagtaggcgaagaaccctgacaacGTGACGAATACCTGTGCGGacagtggcgttcccgcgccaagggagacggcgcggcgcataccacgggaggtcgacgcgcgggGACGAtagagtggaccgcgggccgcggcgctacgaccCGAAGGGGCGCCGCAGCGGGGGCAGGCGGGTCGGGGCAACGGCGGGAAGACCTCTGGGCAGCggcggggaccgcgggccgcggcgttgcggcccaaaggggcgacacaacggcggttcgcgagtcagtgcaaccgcggggacggcctcgggacggcggcgtggaccgcgtgtcatgctcgctacggcccgacggggcgacgcagcggcggcgcgagggtcgaTGCAGCCACGGGACGGCCTAGAGCGGACGCCCTCGGGGCGGcgggggaccgcgggccgcggcactacggcccgaagaggCGACGCAACGGTGACGCGGGTCGGTGtagccgggagaagaaccacggggcggcggcgctgcggcccgacggggcgacgcagcggcaacccgatgctcgatcggtggagaggcgcgctgaactcggggacgatcttcacgggacctgcggaggcgtgCGTAAGCAACGGGCCAGGTTGGTCGCgtggcgtagatgaggcggatcgcggcggcgagcgggtgatgaagccgatcgcgcgcgaggttggggacgccgctcggtgaaggcgtggtggcggcggagtccgagatgaagccgacggcggcgggcggcagggcgactatgattggccgccgcatggtgcgaggccgccgggtcagggtgatgcaggtgtcccggtcggagcagggcggtgacggccggcgtagatcgacgggcgggccgtcgcgcgaacggcggcggtggagggtcgccgcatgacgcgaggccgccgggtcggggcgaccggTGGGCCGACGCGCGAGGCCGCCGAGTCAGGACGACCGACGGGCAGACGCGCGGACGACgcacgaggccgccgggtcggtgaagaagccggccaatcgcgccggtgttggagtagaggcgcacggcATTGACgacggcggtgggcgacgcaaaccggatcacataGACCAGAAAACCAAAAAATAGACACCGATCAAAGCGACCGGCGAGAAAGAGaaaaacccggatcaaaggatcgggaaaaagactctctagggcaaccGGCCAACACGGCCGGTGGACGAACCCTAGGTTTGTgcggcgcggcccccggcagcGGTCAAGGAGGCCGCCCGCCCCGGGGGTGGCGCGCATGTCCGGAATCGGTGGCGGccagggtttaggatcgacttgcgatagataccatgttagaagaaGAGAGGaatttggtggaatagttgttgtattgttTGAGCCTCGTAGGCATATATATAGGAATACAAAGATcaacttgaagtacaagacaatgcaggaccaaatcctagtctatcctatacttcctaataatcTTATGCTCAACAGTCAGGAACCGTTTCGAGCACATTCGCCGATAACAAACCGTTCTCTCGCCCTTCCGGTCACTCTGTATAATCAAGCACATTACCGCATTGCACAAACATATGCACAAAGAACACCATATTATACTcctatataaaaaatgttgaagtATCTATCTCATGGAGGCTTCGTGGACGAGAGGGTGAGAGCGCCCTCTGCGCCGCCCGTCTTGCCGTGGCGTGCTGCGGGCCCTCTCGAGACTCTCGTTGCCGTCTAATATGTCCGGACGGCGTGCACCTGGGCGACCCCCCACGTACATGCCGGATGGACCGCGGACGCACATAGGGCCAAAGTCTTGTGGTGTTGTGTGGCGGTCTCGCGTGCGAGGTCCTGTGCGCAATAGGGAGGCCGAACCCGCATGGCGGCGTCTTCGACTCTATGTGGGCTGGTCCGGTCACGCCAGTAGGGGCACGCGACACACACAACCCCCATCGGATCGGTTAGATCCTCGGTTGCACCAGCTGGGCCCGCACGGGGCTCATGGCCGGCTGCGACTCGTGCCTCGGCTCGATTACTCGGTGGCGCGCTCCTCGCCATCGGATCTCCACGGCCGCCACGTAACCACCCGGTTTTTTCTGGGGTCCATGGCGTGTGGGTCGTGGACGTGAACGAGGCCACTTCTCTGTAATGGTTTTCGTTGCGACCTAGTGCACCCTCTAGCGCGACGCCCTGCACACGACGGGCCGCCGGCTTTGCCTGTCAGCGTCGCTCACCCGCTGGCCAACCCGGGTATGAGCAGGCGCAACGGCGTTCACAGGAGCCGGCTCGGGGTGTGAGCGACGGACCCGGACCACTGAGGTTGTCTAGTGCTCGGCTTAAGTCGGTGTGGGACGTGAACATTTTGATCCTTTCCTTAAGTCGGTTATATTTTCATGTAAATTTGTTGTTTACACCGCAAAGACGCGTGTGAAGTACACTTGTCTTTCTCTCCCTTCACTTTACAGGTCTCAATCTGCAGGACCCTTTGCCCATTCCCGTCGGTGATGTTCACAACATGATTTTGGCATGTGTAACCCGAGTCACGTGCTGCTCAGCCACAGATGCAGGGAGGACAAAAACAATGCAGCCTACCAAACCTCGAGACCTCCTATACAACGCTTTATGCATCAAGGAAGCAGAGATGCGCTCATGCGCTACTTGTGTGGGCTGGCCCAGCAAGCAAACCGAGCACTGCTCCCTCCCCCTCACTTGGTTCTCAGGGTTGACAACTCGGCCATTGATCGGCTGATCGCCGTCAGATTGAATCCCTACTATTCCTTTAGTCAATACAAATTGTGACCTGGATCTCGTGAATATATCAATTCCAGCCAACGGTGACACTATGGCTTCACTTCAATTGATTCTTAACAAATTGGTATTTTCAGTTGGTGAGGGCCATTCTCTCTATATATAGGACGTTGATTAAGAATATATAGAGAATTCTTGGGCAACTGCGTAGATTTATGTAATATCAGTTGATCGTTGACTTTAAAAAACCATGAAtctaaaaaaatcataaattttttAAAAATCACGAATATTTAAaagttcaaaattttaaaataAGTTTACTAatgtaaaaaaaatcatttttttagaACTGTGTGAAAAAGTTCGTAAATTTGATAGGAGGAGTTTGGGCTTACTAATTTTTTGTTGCAACTGGCCTAGTGCAGGGCCGAATGTGTCACAAAAATTCTGCAGAAAATCTATACGATCGGGATCCGAGATCGGCGTAACGCGACTACGCGAGTGGCACCGAGCCCATTTACGCCATCCATCTCCGGACCAAGCGCTCCACAGCCGCCCATAATTTTGTCACAATATCCTCCCGCGCCGCGCGTCTGCGCGGGCACCACAAACCAGAAGAAGAAATGGCAGCGGGCCCCACGCCATCCACAGCCGCGTCCTTCCGGCCGCccctgccgcctccgccgccgtgctTCGACTACCGGTCCGCGTCGCTCGCCGATACGCGTGCCAGCGCCGCCACCGCGGACCCCGCGCTGGCTGGGTTGGTCGAGTCCGGTGCACTGGTACGCGTCCCGCGGCGGCGGTTCGGGCCGGTGCCGGCGTGGCGGCCGCCGGATTTCGCTGAGCCCGAGGACGTGTGGATCCTCGGGACCTCGCACCTCTCCGCGGAGTCTGCCGACGAGGTCGAGCGCGTGCTCCGTGCCGTCCACCCCGACAACGTCGTCGTCGAACTCTGCCGGAGCAGGCATGATCCAGTATCCCGACCGACCGTATCATCACCGTTTCTCTCTTCGAAATCTGAGCGGTGCCTTTGCAGTGCCCTTACTGCAGAGCCGGGATCATGTACGCTTCCGACGACGCCTCCGGCGAGCCGCTGTTGAAATCCAACATGTTTTCGCTCGGCGGCGCCAAGTTCTTGGGAGCCGTCAACCGGAGCATCAACCTGGGTACTATGTGCTACCTCAGGTTCCTCGAAAAAATGGAACGCTGCTGATTTCATTGCCATCTTTTTGCGACGGTGCAGGTGGACAGAGTGCTCTTGCTCTGCGTTTGCTCCTGGCTGTTTTTTCTTCCAAGATTTCTTCTGGCGCGAACCGGCCGTTTGGGGAGGAGGTACTCTGTTTGCTCATGTCAGTCTTTCACATATTGTTATGGAACGACTCAGAACCTCGAATTGTTTTGTTATCAAATCTTCATGCAGTTCCGAGCAGCTAGGAGGGTGTCTGAAGATATTGGCGCTCAGCTCGTTCTTGGGGATCGCCCTATTGAAATAACTGTATGTGGACATCTGCAACTAAGCAAGCTGATCATATGCTAGTTACATGTGATGTGTCACTGATGGTGTCACATTTTGTTCTTGTAGCTTGAACGAGCTTTGAAATCCCTCAGCTGGGATGAAAAGACTAAACTCGTAATCTCATTATTCCGTGGAATCACTTCAACCACCGATATGCCGGTAAATGCTACTACCTGTGTTGCTCCAGTTTCCAGTCTTCCTGTTAATCAATTAGCCAAAGTACCATTTTTTGCAGTTACCGTCTTAGTCTTACTGACATGCATGCATGTCTGGCTGCTAACTATCAGCAGGATGAGAAAGCTGCGGTTAGCCCGTACGAGTTGTACGAGAAGCTTAGCAGCTCATATCCTTCGCTGCTGCAGCCTCTCATACATGAGCGCGACATGGTACGATATGGCTTCTCCGCAACTTTCATCTGAAAATTCCAACCTACTTCATACTTCATCTGAAAACAAACCAGCATTGTCTATGAAGCATGAACTagatgttttttttcttttgcatgtttgCTTCTCAGTACATGGCTTGGTCCCTAAAGAGGAGCAAGGCCGTGAACAAGAGCAAGACGGTGGTTGGGGTCATCGGGAAGGGGCATATGAACGGCGTGGTGTACGCGCTGATCTCTGACCAGGGGGACCTGAGGTTCCGCGACCTCGTCGGCAGGGAATCGTCGGAGACCTGGGCTAGCTCCGTTGTCAAGGGCCTGGTCAGGGATACGGTGATAGGGCTCGTCCTCTGGGCTCTGTACGAACTGCTGCAGGCTGCCGCCCTACATATAACGTTGTAGCTGAAGTCCATTTTTACTGGCAAAGACTGACATTTGTAACCGTGCACGCTCTTTGTAACGTCCATGCAGCTTGAGATTGTAAAGTCAAGTGAAGTACTCCCTATGTAAACTTTTATAAGACGTTTAAGGGATTTCCGACAGCCCCAATTTTATGTGTAAAAGGACATTTCAGTCCTCAGTTTCGAATTTGAAATCGCCCATTCCCCAGCGTCTTCCTTGCCGCGCGCCCCAGCTTCTTCCTCGCCGTGGCCACGCCAGCACATCTTCCGCGTCAGCATGTCGCCGCGCCAACTAGACTGTGTGAAGTACCTGGTGTTGTcctttttttttgagagagagaagTACCTGTTGTTGTCTGTGAGCAAAGCCCACTAACGTTTCATTTTCGGCGTTTGGCTCATAACAGGCCACTTACGTCTGTCCACTTGCGTTTTCGACTGAGCAAACAGAAGCCCATTTCCCCCTCGATTTAAAAAAAATGCCCATTCACATAGACACGAATTAACCAGGACATTCCAAATCCGAAAATGCTCAGAGCCTAATGGGAAGAACTGGCGTTTGATCTGCAGGACAGATTAGCATGTCAGGACTATGTTAAGATGATGGTGACTCTATGGGCAATCTGGAAGGCGCGCAGAGATATAATTCACGAAAATATTTTTCAATCGCCGCTTGCGACctgtagattcatcatgaaatttaTTCAAGAGCATGCCGTAAGGGATGTACCCAAAACATACCGGTGCCAAGACGTGGGACTGCATGGATCCCCCCTCCCGGGGGTGTTGTGAAAGGAAATGCTGATGGAGTTCCGTCGGTTAGGAAAGGGAA
It contains:
- the LOC119336444 gene encoding sorbitol dehydrogenase-like, yielding MGKGGKGEAAAAVAGEGENMAAWLVAKNTLKIMPFKLPPLGPYDVRVRMKAVGICGSDVHYLKEMRIAHFVVKEPMVIGHECAGIIEEVGDGVKHLAVGDRVALEPGISCWRCRHCKGGRYNLCDDMKFFATPPYHGSLADQIVHPGDLCFKLPDNVSLEEGAMCEPLSVGVHACRRADVGAEKSVLIMGAGPIGLVTMLSARAFGAPRIVIADVDDHRLSVAKSLGADATVKVSGNTEDLAGEIERIQAAMGGDIDVSLDCAGFSKTMSTALEATRPGGRVCLVGMGHNEMTVPLTSAAIREVDVVGIFRYKDTWPLCLEFLRSGKIDVKPLITHRFGFSQGEVEEAFEVSARGRDAIKVMFNL
- the LOC119338563 gene encoding traB domain-containing protein-like isoform X2; translated protein: MAAGPTPSTAASFRPPLPPPPPCFDYRSASLADTRASAATADPALAGLVESGALVRVPRRRFGPVPAWRPPDFAEPEDVWILGTSHLSAESADEVERVLRAVHPDNVVVELCRSRAGIMYASDDASGEPLLKSNMFSLGGAKFLGAVNRSINLGGQSALALRLLLAVFSSKISSGANRPFGEEFRAARRVSEDIGAQLVLGDRPIEITLERALKSLSWDEKTKLVISLFRGITSTTDMPDEKAAVSPYELYEKLSSSYPSLLQPLIHERDMYMAWSLKRSKAVNKSKTVVGVIGKGHMNGVVYALISDQGDLRFRDLVGRESSETWASSVVKGLVRDTVIGLVLWALYELLQAAALHITL
- the LOC119338563 gene encoding traB domain-containing protein-like isoform X1 — encoded protein: MAAGPTPSTAASFRPPLPPPPPCFDYRSASLADTRASAATADPALAGLVESGALVRVPRRRFGPVPAWRPPDFAEPEDVWILGTSHLSAESADEVERVLRAVHPDNVVVELCRSRAGIMYASDDASGEPLLKSNMFSLGGAKFLGAVNRSINLGGQSALALRLLLAVFSSKISSGANRPFGEEFRAARRVSEDIGAQLVLGDRPIEITLERALKSLSWDEKTKLVISLFRGITSTTDMPQDEKAAVSPYELYEKLSSSYPSLLQPLIHERDMYMAWSLKRSKAVNKSKTVVGVIGKGHMNGVVYALISDQGDLRFRDLVGRESSETWASSVVKGLVRDTVIGLVLWALYELLQAAALHITL